The following are from one region of the Choloepus didactylus isolate mChoDid1 chromosome 11 unlocalized genomic scaffold, mChoDid1.pri SUPER_11_unloc2, whole genome shotgun sequence genome:
- the MRPL55 gene encoding 39S ribosomal protein L55, mitochondrial: MAALGSLSGLLRQSVLRNAAPACRHLHTSSWKADCNRAVLTRVHRQVYARLYPVLLVKQDGSTIHIRYREPRRLLALPTDLDALSPEERKARLRKREARFRETKTEPELKDDFDVEQYKRFWSKK; the protein is encoded by the exons ATGGCAGCACTGGGCAGCCTGTCTGG TCTGCTGAGGCAGAGTGTTTTGAGGAACGCGGCCCCCGCATGCCGCCACCTGCACACGTCCTCCTGGAAGGCCGACTGTAACAGAGCCGTACTCACACGGGTGCACCGGCAGGTCTACGCGCGCCTCTATCCCGTGCTCCTGGTCAAGCAGGACGGCTCGACCATCCACATCCGCTACAGGGAGCCGCGGCGGCTGCTGGCG CTGCCCACGGACCTTGATGCCCTGTCCCCTGAAGAGAGGAAGGCTCGATTGCGGAAACGTGAGGCTAGGTTCCGAGAAACGAAGACGGAACCAGAGCTCAAGGACGACTTTGATGTAGAGCAGTACAAGCGATTTTGGAGCAAAAAGTAA